The Kitasatospora paranensis genome has a window encoding:
- a CDS encoding 16S rRNA (uracil(1498)-N(3))-methyltransferase — protein sequence MTAPVFVVESALLAGAAPGAVLRLDGPEGRHAAAVKRLAPGEAVTLADGLGHGVDGTVSAVHGKDALDIAVVAVREEPAPAPRITVVQALPKGDRGEVAVETMTEVGVDAVIPWAASRCITQWKGERGAKALAKWRATAREAGKQSRRLRFPEIHDLVTTRQLLPLLGAAALAAVLHEDGAAPLAAAPLPDSGDIVLVVGPEGGVSPEELAAFAGAGALPYRLGPSVLRTSTAGVAAGALLLGRTGRWS from the coding sequence ATGACCGCGCCCGTCTTCGTCGTCGAGAGCGCCCTGCTGGCCGGCGCCGCGCCGGGTGCCGTGCTGCGGCTGGACGGGCCCGAGGGGCGGCACGCCGCCGCGGTGAAGCGGCTCGCGCCCGGCGAGGCCGTCACCCTCGCCGACGGCCTCGGCCACGGCGTGGACGGCACGGTGAGCGCCGTGCACGGCAAGGACGCGCTCGACATCGCGGTCGTCGCCGTCCGCGAGGAGCCGGCCCCCGCCCCGCGGATCACCGTCGTCCAGGCGCTCCCGAAGGGCGACCGCGGCGAGGTCGCGGTGGAGACCATGACCGAGGTCGGCGTGGACGCGGTGATCCCCTGGGCCGCCTCCCGCTGCATCACCCAGTGGAAGGGCGAGCGCGGCGCCAAGGCGCTCGCCAAGTGGCGGGCGACCGCCCGCGAGGCCGGCAAGCAGTCCCGCCGGCTGCGGTTCCCCGAGATCCACGACCTCGTGACGACCCGTCAGCTCCTCCCGCTGCTCGGGGCCGCCGCGCTGGCCGCGGTGCTGCACGAGGACGGGGCCGCGCCGCTCGCCGCCGCCCCGCTGCCCGACAGCGGCGACATCGTCCTCGTGGTCGGCCCGGAGGGCGGCGTCTCCCCGGAGGAGCTCGCCGCGTTCGCCGGGGCGGGCGCCCTCCCGTACCGGCTCGGCCCGTCGGTGCTCCGCACCTCCACCGCGGGGGTCGCGGCCGGCGCCCTGCTGCTCGGCCGCACCGGCCGCTGGTCCTGA
- the dnaJ gene encoding molecular chaperone DnaJ, which produces MATDYYAVLGVRRDAGQDEIKKAFRRLARELHPDVNPDPKTQERFKEINAAYEVLSDPAKRQVYDLGGDPLSPNGGGGGAGGFGAAGFGFSDIMDAFFGAAGGQRGPRSRTRRGQDAMIRLEITLEEATFGTTKELQVDTAVTCTTCSGEGAAPGTSAQTCDMCRGKGEVSQVTRSFLGQVMTSRPCPQCQGFGTVVPTPCPECAGDGRVRARRTLTVKIPAGVDNGTRIQLAGEGEVGPGGGPAGDLYVEIAEIAHPTFQRRGDDLHCTVTIPMTAASLGTQVPLQTLDGMEEVDIRPGTQSGQSIPLHGRGITHLRGGGRGDLIVHVEVQTPTKLDPEQEDLLRRLAVLRGEERPSGQFAPGQQGLFSRLKDAFNGR; this is translated from the coding sequence GTGGCCACGGACTACTACGCGGTACTCGGCGTCCGACGGGATGCGGGGCAGGACGAGATCAAGAAGGCGTTCCGGCGCCTCGCGCGTGAACTGCACCCGGACGTCAACCCGGACCCGAAGACCCAGGAGCGGTTCAAGGAGATCAACGCCGCTTACGAGGTGCTCTCGGACCCGGCCAAGCGCCAGGTCTACGACCTCGGCGGCGACCCGCTCTCCCCGAACGGCGGAGGCGGCGGCGCGGGCGGCTTCGGCGCGGCCGGGTTCGGCTTCTCCGACATCATGGACGCGTTCTTCGGCGCGGCGGGCGGCCAGCGCGGCCCGCGCTCGCGGACCCGGCGCGGCCAGGACGCGATGATCCGCCTGGAGATCACCCTGGAGGAGGCCACCTTCGGCACCACCAAGGAACTCCAGGTCGACACCGCCGTCACCTGCACCACCTGCAGCGGTGAGGGCGCCGCCCCCGGCACCTCCGCGCAGACCTGCGACATGTGCCGCGGCAAGGGCGAGGTCTCCCAGGTCACCCGGTCCTTCCTGGGCCAGGTCATGACCTCCCGCCCCTGCCCGCAGTGCCAGGGCTTCGGCACCGTCGTGCCCACCCCCTGCCCGGAGTGCGCCGGCGACGGCCGGGTCCGCGCCCGCCGCACCTTGACCGTCAAGATCCCCGCCGGTGTCGACAACGGCACCCGGATCCAGCTCGCCGGCGAGGGCGAGGTCGGCCCCGGCGGCGGCCCGGCCGGCGACCTGTACGTCGAGATCGCCGAGATCGCCCACCCGACGTTCCAGCGCCGCGGCGACGACCTGCACTGCACCGTCACCATCCCGATGACCGCGGCCTCGCTCGGCACCCAGGTGCCGCTGCAGACCCTCGACGGGATGGAGGAGGTCGACATCCGGCCCGGCACGCAGTCCGGCCAGTCGATCCCGCTGCACGGCCGCGGCATCACCCACCTGCGCGGCGGCGGCCGGGGCGACCTGATAGTGCATGTCGAGGTGCAGACGCCCACCAAGCTCGACCCCGAGCAGGAGGACCTGCTGCGCCGGCTGGCCGTGCTGCGCGGCGAGGAGCGGCCCTCCGGGCAGTTCGCACCCGGCCAGCAGGGGCTGTTCTCCCGCCTCAAGGACGCCTTCAACGGCCGCTAG
- the hrcA gene encoding heat-inducible transcriptional repressor HrcA, which produces MAGERKADDGRADARLVDTRSTVRPLDERRLAVLRAIVQDYVGTEEPVGSKALVERHNLGVSPATVRNDMAALEEDGFIHQPHTSAGRIPTDKGYRLFVDRLAEVKPMTPPERRAIRHFLEAAVDLDDVVARTVRLLAQLTRQVAVVQYPSLTRSTVRHVELVALGPAKVMLVLITNTGRVEQRMVDCPGTVGENLLADLRARLNARAGGRRLPDVPELLEDLPATFEAGDRPAVATVLATLFETLAEQNEERIMLAGTANLTRFGHDFPLTIQPVLEALEEQVVLLRLLGETAESAMTVRIGRENDYEGLNSTSVVSVGYGSGDQSVAKLGVIGPTRMDYPGTMGAVRAVARYVGQILAES; this is translated from the coding sequence ATGGCCGGCGAGCGCAAGGCCGACGACGGCAGGGCAGACGCCCGCCTGGTCGACACCCGTTCCACCGTCCGGCCGCTGGACGAGCGGCGGCTCGCCGTGCTGCGGGCCATCGTCCAGGACTACGTGGGCACCGAGGAGCCGGTCGGCTCCAAGGCCCTGGTCGAGCGGCACAACCTCGGCGTCTCCCCGGCCACCGTCCGCAACGACATGGCGGCGCTGGAGGAGGACGGCTTCATCCACCAGCCGCACACCAGCGCCGGCCGGATCCCCACCGACAAGGGCTACCGGCTGTTCGTCGACCGGCTGGCCGAGGTCAAGCCGATGACGCCGCCCGAGCGCCGGGCGATCCGGCACTTCCTGGAGGCGGCGGTCGACCTCGACGACGTGGTGGCCCGCACCGTCCGGCTGCTCGCGCAGCTGACCCGGCAGGTCGCCGTCGTCCAGTACCCGTCGCTGACCCGGTCCACCGTGCGGCACGTCGAGCTGGTCGCGCTCGGCCCGGCGAAGGTGATGCTGGTGCTGATCACCAACACCGGCCGGGTGGAGCAGCGGATGGTCGACTGCCCGGGCACGGTCGGCGAGAACCTCCTGGCGGACCTGCGGGCCCGGCTGAACGCCCGGGCCGGCGGCCGGCGGCTGCCGGACGTCCCGGAGCTGCTGGAGGACCTGCCCGCCACCTTCGAGGCCGGCGACCGCCCGGCCGTTGCCACCGTCCTGGCGACCCTCTTCGAGACGCTCGCCGAGCAGAACGAGGAGCGGATCATGCTGGCCGGCACGGCCAACCTGACCCGCTTCGGCCACGACTTCCCGCTCACCATCCAGCCGGTCCTGGAGGCCCTGGAGGAGCAGGTCGTGCTGCTCCGCCTGCTGGGTGAGACCGCGGAGTCCGCGATGACGGTCAGAATCGGCCGGGAGAACGACTACGAGGGTCTCAATTCCACGTCGGTCGTCTCCGTCGGTTACGGTTCGGGCGACCAGAGCGTGGCAAAGCTGGGAGTGATCGGTCCGACCCGGATGGATTACCCGGGCACAATGGGGGCGGTGCGAGCGGTGGCACGGTACGTGGGTCAGATCCTGGCCGAGTCGTAG
- the htpX gene encoding zinc metalloprotease HtpX, whose protein sequence is MSASRQHSRFAPDRGLTGRMVTTMFLIGLVYVGFTGLLIALLRGAWPIIVLISGGLFVAQFWFSDKITERAMGAHAVSPEQYPQLHGTVDRLCALADMPKPRVAVADNDMPNAFATGRNPDNAVVCVTTGLLRRLEPEELEGVLAHELSHVAHRDVAVMTIAGFLGVLAGAMTRIAFYGGFYGNNRNSNDPNTAIAMIVIPLASMVVYALSFLLTRLLSRYRELAADRAAAQLTGRPSALASALTKVTGQIAAIPSEDLRRSQPYNAFYFAPALSARETAAQLFSTHPTLEQRLAQLAKISNELGH, encoded by the coding sequence ATGTCGGCGTCACGGCAGCACTCCCGATTCGCACCCGACCGGGGTCTGACCGGTCGGATGGTCACCACCATGTTCCTCATCGGCCTGGTCTACGTCGGCTTCACCGGGCTGCTGATCGCCCTGTTGCGCGGCGCTTGGCCGATCATCGTGCTGATCTCCGGCGGGCTGTTCGTGGCCCAGTTCTGGTTCAGCGACAAGATCACCGAGCGGGCGATGGGCGCCCACGCGGTGAGCCCCGAGCAGTACCCGCAGCTGCACGGCACCGTCGACCGGCTCTGTGCCCTGGCGGACATGCCCAAACCGCGGGTGGCGGTCGCCGACAACGACATGCCCAACGCCTTCGCCACCGGGCGCAACCCGGACAACGCCGTGGTCTGCGTCACCACCGGGCTGCTGCGCCGGCTGGAGCCGGAGGAGCTGGAGGGCGTCCTCGCCCACGAGCTCTCCCACGTCGCCCACCGGGACGTCGCCGTGATGACCATCGCGGGCTTCCTCGGCGTCCTGGCCGGCGCGATGACCCGGATCGCCTTCTACGGCGGCTTCTACGGCAACAACCGCAACAGCAACGACCCGAACACCGCCATCGCGATGATCGTCATCCCGCTGGCCAGCATGGTCGTCTACGCGCTGAGCTTCCTGCTCACCCGGCTGCTCTCGCGCTACCGCGAGCTCGCCGCCGACCGGGCCGCCGCCCAGCTCACCGGCCGGCCCAGCGCGCTGGCCTCCGCCCTCACCAAGGTCACCGGGCAGATCGCGGCCATCCCCTCCGAGGACCTGCGCCGCTCCCAGCCCTACAACGCCTTCTACTTCGCCCCCGCGCTGAGCGCCCGGGAGACGGCCGCCCAGCTGTTCTCCACCCACCCGACGCTGGAGCAGCGGCTGGCCCAGCTGGCGAAGATCTCCAACGAACTCGGCCACTGA
- the pspAB gene encoding PspA-associated protein PspAB produces the protein MGFLDALLGRSKPVKPDLDQLFGIPSAALTLEAAAGYRPTGLGSVCFAAVEGGAFDEVQRQVRALLDADTDRGGAPVEGSQDGYGYSWLLARHTPEELPDLVNDLHAVNSELEANGFGPQLLCSIVGFRNDAGQSLGLVYLYKRGTFYPFAPMPGGGEKRNSPVELQIKAMLGDDLRLEQDLSRWFPVWGAPGL, from the coding sequence GTGGGATTCCTGGACGCCTTGCTGGGCCGCAGCAAGCCGGTCAAGCCCGACCTCGACCAGCTGTTCGGCATCCCGTCCGCCGCCCTCACCCTGGAGGCGGCGGCCGGGTACCGCCCGACCGGCCTCGGCTCGGTCTGCTTCGCCGCCGTCGAGGGCGGTGCCTTCGACGAGGTCCAGCGGCAGGTCAGGGCACTGCTGGACGCCGACACCGACCGCGGCGGCGCACCGGTGGAGGGCTCCCAGGACGGGTACGGCTACTCCTGGCTGCTCGCCCGGCACACCCCCGAGGAGCTGCCCGACCTGGTCAACGACCTGCACGCGGTCAACAGCGAGCTGGAGGCCAACGGCTTCGGCCCGCAGCTGCTCTGCTCGATCGTCGGCTTCCGCAACGACGCCGGGCAGTCGCTCGGCCTGGTGTACCTCTACAAGCGCGGGACGTTCTACCCGTTCGCCCCGATGCCCGGCGGCGGCGAGAAGCGCAACAGCCCGGTCGAGCTCCAGATCAAGGCGATGCTCGGCGACGACCTCCGGCTGGAACAGGACCTCAGCCGCTGGTTCCCGGTCTGGGGAGCCCCGGGGCTGTAG
- a CDS encoding DUF2785 domain-containing protein, with the protein MTDRTDTAATAPSPALLDEAVAALRSPDPVVRDEQAYTQLARWVPLLAPERRRALGDRMAERFTDPEIQARTFAPLVLARIVGCGDHDPAWTAAFTDWYLGERDLRGHDEELGWLHAVAHGADLLAALGRCPQVDPAPLLATGCARLLTPTGHLFDAMEDDRLGFALAVVLTRAELTEQQSLEWLDPVAADFAAAEPGPVPPYASNTMRTLRVLYLLADRGVRPGRWQGRRCRCGTRRPCASGSPPSWR; encoded by the coding sequence ATGACCGACCGGACGGACACCGCCGCGACCGCCCCCTCGCCCGCGCTGCTCGACGAGGCGGTCGCCGCCCTGCGCTCGCCCGACCCGGTGGTGCGCGACGAGCAGGCGTACACCCAGCTGGCCCGCTGGGTGCCGCTGCTGGCCCCGGAGCGGCGGCGGGCGCTCGGCGACCGGATGGCCGAGCGGTTCACCGACCCGGAGATCCAGGCGCGGACGTTCGCGCCGCTGGTGCTGGCCAGGATCGTCGGCTGCGGCGACCACGACCCGGCCTGGACGGCCGCCTTCACCGACTGGTACCTCGGCGAGCGCGACCTGCGCGGGCACGACGAGGAGCTCGGCTGGCTGCACGCCGTCGCGCACGGCGCCGACCTGCTGGCCGCGCTCGGCCGCTGCCCGCAGGTCGACCCTGCGCCGCTGCTGGCCACCGGCTGCGCCCGGCTGCTCACCCCCACGGGCCACCTGTTCGACGCGATGGAGGACGACCGGCTCGGCTTCGCGCTGGCCGTGGTGCTGACCCGCGCGGAGCTGACCGAGCAGCAGTCGCTGGAGTGGCTGGATCCGGTCGCCGCCGACTTCGCGGCGGCGGAGCCCGGGCCCGTCCCCCCGTACGCCTCGAACACCATGCGGACGCTGCGGGTGCTCTACCTGCTCGCGGACCGCGGTGTGCGGCCCGGGCGGTGGCAGGGGAGGCGGTGCCGCTGCGGCACGCGGCGGCCGTGCGCGAGCGGGTCGCCGCCGTCCTGGCGATGA
- a CDS encoding DUF3097 domain-containing protein has protein sequence MRSREYGPDLTPPWKRQEPAPEVAAERDLVVEEAATGFCGAVVRCEKTAEGLTVTLEDRFGKHRVFPMVPRGFLLEGRVVTLVRPSGPAPARTPGLTASGSVAVPGARARVARESRIYVEGRHDAELVERVWGDDLRIEGVVVEYLEGVDDLPAIVAEFGPGPGRRLGVLVDHLLPGTKEHRIAARVTGDSVLVVGHPYIDVWQAVKPAAVGIPGWPEVPRGEVWKEGVCRRLGWPADPPAAWRRILASVNSYRDLDPALLGRVEELIDFVTQPE, from the coding sequence ATGCGCAGCAGGGAGTACGGCCCCGACCTGACCCCGCCGTGGAAGCGGCAGGAGCCGGCGCCGGAGGTGGCCGCCGAGCGGGATCTCGTGGTGGAGGAGGCGGCCACCGGCTTCTGCGGGGCGGTGGTGCGCTGCGAGAAGACCGCGGAGGGGCTCACCGTCACCCTGGAGGACCGCTTCGGCAAGCACCGGGTGTTCCCGATGGTGCCGCGCGGGTTCCTGCTGGAGGGCCGGGTGGTGACCCTCGTCCGGCCGTCCGGCCCGGCACCTGCCCGCACGCCCGGGCTGACCGCCTCCGGCTCCGTCGCGGTGCCCGGCGCCCGGGCCCGGGTGGCCCGGGAGTCGCGGATCTACGTCGAGGGCCGGCACGACGCCGAGCTGGTCGAGCGGGTGTGGGGCGACGACCTGCGGATCGAGGGCGTGGTCGTGGAGTACCTGGAGGGCGTGGACGACCTGCCGGCGATCGTCGCGGAGTTCGGTCCCGGCCCGGGGCGGCGGCTCGGGGTGCTGGTCGACCACCTGCTGCCCGGCACCAAGGAGCACCGGATCGCGGCCCGGGTGACGGGCGACTCGGTGCTGGTCGTCGGCCACCCGTACATCGACGTCTGGCAGGCCGTGAAGCCCGCCGCCGTCGGCATCCCGGGCTGGCCCGAGGTGCCGCGCGGGGAGGTCTGGAAGGAGGGCGTCTGCCGCCGGCTGGGCTGGCCCGCCGACCCGCCCGCGGCCTGGAGGCGGATCCTCGCCTCGGTGAACTCCTACCGCGACCTCGACCCGGCCCTGCTCGGCCGGGTCGAGGAGCTCATCGACTTCGTGACGCAGCCGGAGTGA
- a CDS encoding Uma2 family endonuclease — protein MTAGPDMVHNVIVASIQHQVPYGQWRALTTQDLTIPGEPSEPQPDLVVFERGAVQEMGRLLPSGAVTLVVEVVSKTSADRDHRTKRGMYAAGGIPAYLIVDPLQGECTLLTEPTEENAKGLPDYLSARTSRFGAPVPLDVLGVSLDTSEFQVFDRPPLTPAASRSR, from the coding sequence ATGACGGCGGGGCCGGACATGGTCCACAACGTGATCGTCGCCTCGATCCAGCACCAAGTCCCGTACGGGCAGTGGCGCGCTCTGACGACCCAGGACCTCACCATCCCGGGGGAGCCCAGCGAGCCCCAGCCCGATCTGGTGGTCTTCGAACGCGGGGCCGTCCAGGAGATGGGGCGGCTCCTGCCGTCGGGTGCCGTCACCCTGGTCGTCGAGGTGGTCTCCAAGACCAGTGCCGACCGCGACCACCGCACCAAGCGCGGGATGTACGCCGCGGGCGGCATCCCCGCCTACCTGATCGTCGACCCGCTCCAGGGCGAGTGCACCCTCCTGACCGAGCCGACCGAGGAGAACGCCAAGGGCCTGCCGGACTACCTGTCCGCCAGGACCAGCCGGTTCGGCGCCCCCGTCCCGCTGGACGTCCTGGGCGTCTCCCTCGACACCTCCGAGTTCCAGGTGTTCGACCGACCGCCGCTCACTCCGGCTGCGTCACGAAGTCGATGA